In Pseudobacter ginsenosidimutans, the following are encoded in one genomic region:
- a CDS encoding metal-dependent hydrolase: MKITFYGHACFSVEVGGKHILFDPFITGNELAKHINIEEIKADYIFVSHGHFDHMLDAVAIANRTGATVIGGWELYSYFGRQGVKNTLPLNIGGKAKFDFGVVKAVVAQHSSSFQDGSYAGVAAGFVVKSEEGSFYYSGDTGLTLDMQLVARFATIDFAVFPIGDWLTMGIDDAIEAARLVGTSTVVGVHYDTFGFIRIEKEAAVKQFEEAGIRLLLPGIGETLSV, from the coding sequence ATGAAAATAACATTTTACGGTCATGCCTGTTTTTCGGTAGAAGTGGGAGGAAAGCATATCCTCTTCGATCCATTTATTACCGGTAATGAACTGGCGAAGCATATCAATATTGAAGAGATCAAAGCAGATTATATTTTTGTTTCCCATGGTCATTTCGATCATATGCTGGATGCAGTGGCCATCGCCAACCGCACCGGCGCCACTGTGATCGGAGGGTGGGAACTCTACAGTTACTTCGGCAGGCAGGGAGTAAAGAATACGCTGCCACTGAATATCGGAGGGAAAGCGAAATTTGATTTCGGCGTGGTGAAAGCTGTGGTAGCACAGCATTCCAGCAGTTTCCAGGATGGAAGTTATGCAGGCGTTGCTGCCGGTTTTGTTGTGAAATCAGAGGAAGGTAGTTTCTATTATAGTGGCGATACCGGTCTTACACTGGATATGCAGCTTGTTGCCAGGTTCGCGACGATCGATTTTGCAGTTTTCCCGATCGGCGACTGGCTGACCATGGGTATTGATGATGCCATTGAGGCTGCCCGCCTGGTAGGTACATCAACGGTTGTTGGCGTGCACTATGATACTTTTGGTTTTATCAGGATCGAAAAGGAAGCGGCTGTAAAGCAATTTGAAGAGGCCGGGATCAGGTTGTTATTGCCTGGAATCGGAGAGACCCTTTCTGTATAA
- a CDS encoding RNA polymerase sigma factor: protein MSIDQTYTDKALLQQIADGDEQAFAQLYRHYVPRLEPFIRSITKNESLVTEVIQETFTRLWISREKLTDVEFPQTYIYRTASYVTFHYLRRQTKGQQIIAQLEQTAPGSQNEIQELLTLRDLEKTIQEAIGRLTPAQQKIFRMSRVDGLKIPEIAAQLNISPNTVKNTLVASLKSIRESAEKAGFTISILLCWIFL from the coding sequence TTGTCGATTGACCAGACATATACGGATAAGGCCTTGCTGCAACAGATAGCTGATGGAGATGAGCAGGCATTTGCTCAACTCTACCGTCATTATGTTCCCCGCCTTGAGCCATTTATCAGAAGTATCACTAAAAACGAGTCCCTGGTAACCGAAGTGATCCAGGAAACCTTCACCCGCCTTTGGATCAGCCGGGAAAAGCTGACTGATGTTGAATTCCCTCAAACTTATATTTATCGAACCGCCTCCTATGTAACTTTCCATTATCTCCGCAGGCAAACAAAAGGACAACAGATAATAGCACAATTGGAACAAACTGCTCCGGGCTCGCAGAATGAAATTCAAGAGCTTCTTACCCTCAGGGACCTGGAGAAGACAATTCAGGAAGCTATCGGACGGCTTACGCCAGCGCAACAGAAAATATTCCGGATGAGCAGAGTAGACGGCTTGAAGATCCCGGAGATCGCTGCACAATTGAATATTTCCCCAAATACAGTGAAGAATACGCTTGTAGCCAGCCTGAAATCCATCCGGGAATCTGCAGAAAAAGCAGGCTTTACTATCAGTATCCTGTTATGCTGGATCTTTTTGTAA
- a CDS encoding phosphatase PAP2 family protein, with amino-acid sequence MKCRIVLLMALLISLNVNAQTDSARKQSPVYKVHVKYEMPAAITGLILFGSVANPAVVKNASITKEELSKLSPQHVNRFDRSVITDNAQRYANAISRSDFLLNASILSPALLALDKKIRKDWLDIISMYMMTHAVNNTVFVATVGLVHRARPLVYNTSLPIEERTGKNRTNSFYSGHVSNSAASTFFIVKVFTDYHQIKGWKRIMLYGAAAVPPALAGHYRIQGGRHFRTDVITGLLVGAGSGILVPEFHRCKTEKRISVTPYYAASASGLSISLKL; translated from the coding sequence ATGAAATGCAGGATTGTATTGCTCATGGCTTTATTGATTAGTTTAAATGTTAATGCGCAAACTGATAGTGCCAGGAAACAATCACCGGTATACAAAGTGCATGTGAAATACGAGATGCCCGCGGCCATTACCGGGCTTATTCTATTTGGCTCTGTAGCCAATCCTGCAGTAGTGAAAAACGCAAGTATTACAAAAGAGGAATTGAGCAAACTATCTCCTCAACACGTAAATAGATTCGATCGCTCCGTGATCACCGATAACGCGCAACGATATGCCAATGCCATCAGCCGTTCCGATTTTCTCCTCAACGCTTCCATTCTCAGCCCTGCTTTGCTGGCATTGGACAAAAAGATCCGCAAAGACTGGCTGGATATAATCAGCATGTATATGATGACGCATGCTGTGAACAATACTGTTTTTGTGGCCACCGTTGGCTTGGTGCACAGGGCCAGACCGCTCGTATACAATACCAGTCTGCCCATCGAAGAGCGAACCGGAAAGAACAGGACCAACTCCTTTTACAGTGGTCATGTTTCCAATTCAGCGGCCTCTACTTTCTTTATCGTAAAAGTGTTTACCGATTATCACCAGATCAAAGGCTGGAAAAGGATCATGCTGTATGGTGCAGCTGCTGTGCCTCCCGCACTGGCAGGTCATTACCGGATCCAGGGGGGAAGGCATTTTCGAACGGATGTGATCACTGGCCTGCTGGTTGGAGCAGGCAGCGGGATCCTCGTTCCTGAATTCCACCGTTGCAAAACGGAAAAAAGAATATCAGTGACTCCCTACTACGCCGCTTCAGCCAGCGGCCTGTCCATCAGTCTGAAACTCTAA
- a CDS encoding sensor histidine kinase has product MQKSRLLFLCFLFLQTLAYSQKGNYVIKQYTSENGLPQNSVKAIKFDKSGFCWLATESGIVRFDNNNFKPYGSDIVKGLKSERIVAMMTDTAGTILAQGLDFQNIKIGSSSSQYSFLPVLTDTNISFVTTGYLTQSLALDSLWQSIYDTKTIPAVKEPGGLKNGDIYLFLGEDAWFIRKSGPMKLKPFASEPTGSMVINDNYFLQIWPGNKITCWNNGIGQAGQIDGELAGNKNFLRGEFKALWCEQGSFIYAGGNVYELSYKNGKVSSRLVISNLNLEMPLCIAYRPDLNTYYIGTGTQGLFTIKISDFIYSNIPPESGPENYYTVGKTSNDDIIVINAIVHPDNTSFHVPLLNNHSRAMYTDSEDRVYYESEFQLFRYNSKTRTLDKNILQLDNRAMAIIPVVEDNTLLLCTHSTLYKTTLEGKIIWQKKLPEGTTATALLPLRNEEYLLATSEGVKWYDLKDQKITRSILDSFNIRNVYQDNQNRLWIGTDGKGSYLFSNNKVYSLSSGPRGAFSSIHSFIEDKNGNFWLPTNNGLYKVAVNELADFATGKSKSFFSSAFNNTNGLRTNEFNGGAHPNFQWLKDSALLLPSINGLIKFYPNRLTADFPQEKIYIDEISIDGQPVVLSKINESIELKPTFQALNIRIACPFFGNKENLKLEYNIGNDIDQWIPVPSSGIISINTLPAGDYKLMFRKAGSNKDTPNASIAINIIVSPFFYQTGWFLAGIVLLMASLGYLYSRRRLAKLEKEKLKIEKIVELRTEELNAAIVQLENSEIALKQSNHVKEQIVATVLHDIKSPLFSMRMAGKSLVKNWNKSNDENLDQVIGLNQLIGELSRFTDQFFSWAASQQEHFKVTKTKFSLQQIFGDIEALFKEILQVNNNRFSIPETDIQCFTDKEILVLILRNLVDNANKNTENGIISIQAAFKPEGLQIQVSDTGKGLNAFQIENFLNRDKAVKNGRMGSVIILEMLDKIDGALQVNSEQGKGAVFTITLRENKS; this is encoded by the coding sequence ATGCAAAAAAGCAGGCTGCTTTTCCTATGCTTTCTTTTTCTTCAGACCCTGGCATATTCACAGAAAGGTAATTATGTGATAAAACAGTACACTTCAGAGAACGGATTACCCCAAAACAGTGTGAAGGCCATCAAATTCGACAAAAGCGGATTCTGCTGGCTGGCTACAGAATCAGGCATTGTCAGATTCGACAACAATAATTTCAAACCTTATGGAAGCGATATCGTAAAGGGGCTCAAAAGTGAAAGGATCGTGGCAATGATGACTGATACGGCAGGAACCATCCTGGCACAGGGCCTCGATTTTCAAAACATCAAAATTGGCTCATCCTCCTCCCAGTATTCTTTTTTACCTGTATTAACTGATACCAACATTAGTTTTGTTACTACAGGATACCTCACCCAAAGCCTTGCTTTGGATAGCCTATGGCAATCTATTTATGATACTAAAACCATTCCTGCTGTAAAAGAGCCGGGAGGATTGAAAAACGGAGATATTTACCTTTTCCTGGGAGAGGACGCCTGGTTTATCCGAAAATCAGGGCCAATGAAACTGAAGCCATTTGCCTCAGAGCCTACTGGCAGTATGGTAATCAATGATAATTATTTCCTGCAAATATGGCCAGGCAACAAGATTACATGCTGGAATAACGGAATTGGTCAGGCAGGACAAATTGATGGAGAATTAGCCGGTAATAAAAATTTTCTCAGAGGTGAGTTCAAGGCATTATGGTGCGAGCAAGGTTCATTCATTTATGCCGGTGGAAACGTCTATGAACTTTCTTACAAAAATGGAAAAGTGAGCAGCAGGCTGGTGATAAGCAATCTAAACCTTGAAATGCCTCTTTGCATCGCATACCGGCCGGATCTCAACACATATTATATTGGCACTGGCACTCAAGGCCTATTCACCATCAAAATATCAGATTTCATTTATTCCAACATCCCCCCCGAATCAGGCCCGGAAAACTATTATACTGTCGGAAAAACATCCAATGATGATATTATTGTGATCAATGCAATAGTGCATCCCGATAACACATCATTCCATGTACCGCTGTTGAACAACCATAGCCGGGCCATGTATACAGACAGTGAAGACAGGGTTTATTATGAAAGTGAATTTCAATTATTCCGCTATAATTCCAAAACCCGCACCCTGGATAAAAATATCCTTCAGCTTGATAACCGTGCAATGGCAATCATACCAGTTGTTGAAGATAATACCTTATTGTTGTGCACACATTCCACTTTATATAAAACAACTTTAGAGGGAAAAATCATTTGGCAAAAGAAATTGCCGGAAGGCACCACTGCAACAGCATTATTGCCTTTAAGAAACGAAGAATACCTGTTGGCAACTTCTGAAGGAGTAAAATGGTATGATCTGAAAGATCAAAAGATCACGCGGTCAATTCTGGATTCATTTAATATTCGAAATGTTTACCAGGACAATCAAAACAGATTGTGGATCGGTACAGATGGTAAAGGCTCCTATTTATTTTCAAACAATAAAGTATATTCTCTGTCCTCAGGTCCGAGAGGAGCGTTTAGTTCAATTCACTCTTTTATAGAAGACAAAAACGGCAATTTCTGGTTACCTACCAATAATGGATTATATAAAGTAGCAGTGAATGAATTAGCTGATTTCGCAACAGGTAAATCAAAGTCGTTTTTCAGCTCTGCTTTCAATAATACAAACGGATTAAGAACGAATGAATTTAACGGAGGCGCTCATCCTAATTTTCAATGGCTAAAGGATAGTGCTTTACTGTTGCCTTCCATTAACGGTTTGATAAAATTCTACCCAAACAGGCTTACGGCGGATTTTCCTCAGGAAAAGATCTATATAGATGAAATATCGATAGACGGACAACCTGTAGTCTTAAGCAAGATCAATGAATCAATTGAACTTAAGCCAACATTCCAGGCGCTGAATATCAGGATCGCCTGTCCTTTTTTCGGTAATAAAGAAAATCTAAAGCTTGAATACAATATCGGTAATGATATTGATCAGTGGATTCCGGTGCCTTCTTCCGGGATCATTTCAATCAATACATTACCCGCCGGTGATTACAAACTGATGTTTCGTAAAGCTGGCAGTAATAAGGATACCCCCAATGCAAGTATTGCAATCAATATCATAGTTAGCCCCTTCTTCTATCAAACCGGCTGGTTCCTTGCAGGCATAGTGTTGTTAATGGCTTCCCTGGGTTATTTGTATTCAAGAAGACGTTTGGCCAAACTGGAAAAGGAGAAACTCAAAATCGAAAAAATAGTAGAACTCAGAACAGAAGAGTTGAATGCCGCCATTGTACAACTGGAAAATTCAGAAATAGCCTTAAAACAAAGCAATCATGTAAAGGAACAGATCGTAGCAACGGTATTGCACGATATCAAGTCGCCGTTATTTTCCATGAGAATGGCAGGAAAATCACTGGTTAAGAACTGGAATAAAAGTAATGACGAGAATTTAGATCAGGTGATAGGCCTTAATCAGTTGATTGGAGAACTAAGCCGTTTCACCGATCAGTTCTTCTCCTGGGCCGCAAGTCAGCAGGAGCACTTTAAAGTAACAAAGACAAAGTTCTCCCTGCAACAAATTTTCGGGGATATCGAGGCATTGTTCAAAGAGATCCTGCAGGTTAACAACAATAGATTCTCTATACCTGAAACAGATATCCAATGTTTTACTGACAAGGAAATACTGGTGTTGATCCTGAGGAACCTGGTAGACAATGCCAATAAGAATACTGAAAACGGGATCATCAGCATACAGGCAGCTTTCAAACCGGAAGGTTTGCAGATCCAGGTATCGGATACAGGAAAGGGGCTGAATGCTTTTCAGATTGAAAATTTCCTGAACAGGGATAAAGCCGTAAAGAACGGCCGGATGGGAAGCGTTATTATTCTGGAAATGCTTGATAAAATTGATGGAGCATTACAAGTGAATTCAGAGCAGGGAAAAGGAGCTGTTTTTACGATAACGCTAAGGGAAAACAAATCTTAA
- a CDS encoding cation-translocating P-type ATPase — MENTPSDQGLSPAQVKQSRLQHGSNITQSEKRSVFGDVLWGIVKEPMFLLLLITCIIYFALGQYQDGIIMLAAICLVSGISIFQDYRSANAVKALNKLASPRAKLIREGKLTQVPSEEIVVGDILLLEEGIIIQADGELIVSNDLSINESVLTGEAFSIAKSPENDRLVYKGSLVTSGAGKVLVTAVGPATRFGKIGASLQEVAVEKTPLQQQIRRFVKLMVMAGIVAFVIVIGFNYSLSGDLNAAFLQGLTLAMSILPEEIPVAFTTFLALGAYRLLKRKVIVKQPQYVETLGTATVICVDKTGTLTQNKMKIVALYDAKADNEVSVNDKELPPAELLEYAMWSSETTPFDPMEKAIHALYEATTKTDLRPVFTQVHEYPLGGVPPMMTHVFRNDAGSRTVIAVKGAPEAVLKCSDLDEKKRKFFLEKNQEYASKGFRVLGVGKADGNYESWPAKQEDFTFQFLGLLVFEDPIKPGIAQTIQSFRKAGIQVKMITGDYSGTALAIAGQAGLDTGGDILTGEEVKSMPTETLQQKVKTTSIFVRMFPEAKLKIVNALKANGEIVAMTGDGVNDAPALKAAHIGIAMGNRGSEVAKNAASLILANDELDGMTDAIALGRKIYDNLKKAIRYIISIHIPIISIVTIPLLLHWSFTDIFFPVHVIFLELIMGPTCSIIYENEPVEKGIMDQPPRKISYSFLNFRQLFLSILQGLAITIGCLGLGYHYLQAGEAPETVRTVIFITLLFCNIFLTQLNRSFIYSVFQTIRYRNILVPLVALVTLLFIVCLLYVPAVRELFSLNKISSAMAGVCAMVALASTFWVEIVKFFYRKTRRSVI, encoded by the coding sequence ATGGAAAACACTCCGTCAGATCAGGGGCTTTCACCAGCTCAGGTGAAGCAGAGCAGGCTTCAGCATGGCAGTAATATTACTCAAAGCGAGAAACGATCAGTTTTTGGGGATGTGCTTTGGGGTATCGTGAAAGAACCGATGTTCCTGTTATTGCTGATAACCTGTATCATTTATTTTGCTTTGGGGCAATACCAGGATGGAATTATTATGCTCGCCGCTATTTGCCTGGTGAGTGGAATTTCCATCTTCCAGGATTACCGCAGTGCCAATGCTGTAAAGGCATTGAACAAGCTGGCGTCTCCCCGTGCAAAATTAATCCGGGAAGGAAAGTTGACTCAGGTTCCTTCAGAGGAAATTGTGGTAGGAGATATATTGCTGCTGGAAGAGGGGATCATTATCCAGGCAGACGGAGAATTGATTGTATCGAATGATCTTTCCATCAATGAATCCGTGCTCACAGGTGAAGCTTTTTCCATTGCCAAATCGCCTGAAAACGATAGGCTGGTGTACAAAGGTTCCCTGGTCACATCAGGGGCAGGTAAGGTGCTTGTAACTGCGGTAGGGCCGGCTACGCGCTTTGGTAAGATAGGTGCATCCTTACAGGAAGTGGCAGTTGAGAAAACTCCGCTTCAACAACAGATCAGACGCTTCGTTAAGTTGATGGTGATGGCTGGTATTGTTGCTTTTGTTATCGTAATAGGATTCAATTATAGTTTGTCAGGGGATCTCAATGCTGCTTTTTTGCAGGGCCTTACTTTGGCAATGAGCATCCTGCCCGAAGAAATACCTGTTGCCTTCACAACTTTCCTGGCGCTGGGTGCATACCGTTTGTTAAAAAGGAAGGTGATTGTAAAACAGCCGCAGTATGTTGAAACCCTGGGCACGGCAACTGTGATCTGTGTGGATAAAACTGGCACCCTTACACAGAATAAGATGAAGATAGTTGCCTTGTATGATGCAAAGGCAGACAATGAAGTTTCGGTAAATGATAAAGAATTGCCGCCTGCAGAATTATTGGAATACGCCATGTGGTCCAGCGAAACCACTCCTTTCGATCCCATGGAAAAAGCCATTCATGCCTTGTATGAAGCAACAACAAAAACAGACCTGCGCCCGGTTTTCACCCAGGTGCACGAATATCCACTGGGTGGTGTTCCTCCCATGATGACGCATGTATTCAGGAATGATGCGGGAAGCAGGACGGTGATTGCTGTGAAAGGAGCGCCCGAAGCTGTTTTGAAATGCAGTGATCTCGATGAAAAGAAAAGAAAATTCTTTCTGGAAAAAAACCAGGAATATGCCAGTAAAGGTTTCAGGGTACTGGGAGTAGGAAAGGCAGATGGTAATTATGAATCCTGGCCGGCAAAACAGGAGGATTTTACTTTTCAATTTCTCGGCCTGCTTGTTTTTGAAGATCCCATCAAACCTGGAATTGCACAAACTATACAGTCGTTCAGGAAGGCAGGTATTCAGGTGAAAATGATAACAGGAGATTATTCAGGTACGGCATTGGCAATTGCCGGGCAGGCAGGTTTGGATACCGGCGGAGACATTCTTACCGGTGAAGAAGTAAAGAGCATGCCAACGGAAACACTGCAGCAAAAGGTAAAAACAACTTCCATTTTTGTAAGAATGTTCCCGGAAGCCAAATTGAAAATCGTGAATGCGTTGAAGGCAAACGGTGAAATAGTGGCGATGACGGGCGATGGTGTAAACGATGCTCCTGCACTCAAGGCAGCTCATATCGGTATTGCCATGGGAAACCGGGGCAGCGAAGTGGCAAAGAATGCAGCTTCTTTAATTCTGGCGAATGATGAACTGGATGGCATGACCGATGCCATCGCTCTTGGAAGAAAAATCTATGATAATCTGAAGAAGGCCATCAGGTATATCATTTCGATCCATATCCCAATCATATCGATTGTAACAATTCCTTTGTTACTGCATTGGTCATTCACTGATATTTTCTTTCCCGTTCATGTCATTTTTCTTGAGCTCATTATGGGGCCAACCTGTTCCATCATCTATGAGAATGAACCAGTGGAAAAGGGGATAATGGACCAGCCGCCAAGAAAGATCAGTTATAGTTTCCTCAATTTCCGGCAATTGTTCCTTAGCATACTGCAGGGACTTGCCATTACCATAGGATGCCTTGGTCTTGGATATCATTATCTGCAGGCTGGGGAGGCGCCGGAGACGGTAAGGACAGTGATCTTCATTACACTTCTTTTCTGCAATATCTTTCTTACACAATTGAACAGGTCGTTCATTTATTCCGTATTTCAAACCATTCGCTACAGGAATATACTGGTTCCACTGGTGGCCCTGGTTACCTTATTGTTTATCGTGTGCCTGTTATATGTTCCTGCTGTAAGGGAGCTTTTTTCATTGAATAAGATATCGTCTGCAATGGCAGGTGTCTGTGCAATGGTTGCGTTGGCTTCAACGTTCTGGGTGGAAATTGTAAAATTTTTTTACAGGAAAACGAGGCGGAGCGTTATATAG
- the mqo gene encoding malate dehydrogenase (quinone), producing MRSTRQYKYSTDVLLIGAGIMSTTLAMLLKELDPKLSIHIHEALAGPAFESSNAWNNAGTGHAALCELNYTPEESDGSIDISKALEVNTAFDLSRQYWAYLVRKGSISDPRAFIHAVPHHSFVRGEKDIEFLKKRYAALSAHPLYRTMEFTEDKNVLANWMPLVMEGRDPGEKVAATKMDTGTDVDYGRLTNLYIEHLQKTDGFAISYNSRVKDLRRADNGWEIEIEDETTEEEFYVHARFVFIGAGGGALHLLQKSDIPEGNGYAGFPVSGIWLRTDNPAITARHHAKVYGKAGEGSPPMSVPHLDTRNVDGKVSLLFGPYAGFSTKFLKHGSYLDLFSSIDIHNIIPMLRVGLDNWTLEKYLLGQLLESDEKRFDALQEFFPLAKETDWRLEQAGQRVQIIKKDPEHGGVLKFGTEIISSADRSIAALLGASPGASTAVAIMLDVLETCFPDQLQNEGWKQKLQEIIPSYGISLQQQTDLCLRLRDETAAILKL from the coding sequence ATGCGTAGTACCCGGCAATACAAATATTCAACAGATGTGCTGCTCATCGGAGCCGGCATCATGAGTACCACACTCGCGATGTTGTTGAAAGAACTCGATCCCAAACTTAGTATCCATATACACGAGGCGCTGGCCGGACCTGCTTTCGAAAGCTCCAACGCATGGAATAATGCAGGCACAGGCCATGCAGCCCTTTGTGAGCTTAATTATACTCCGGAAGAATCGGATGGCAGCATCGATATCAGCAAAGCCCTCGAAGTGAATACAGCATTCGACCTCTCGCGCCAGTACTGGGCCTACCTTGTGCGGAAAGGATCCATCAGCGATCCCCGGGCATTTATCCATGCTGTTCCACATCATAGTTTTGTACGGGGTGAAAAAGATATCGAATTCCTGAAAAAAAGATATGCAGCCCTCAGCGCACATCCCTTATACAGAACGATGGAATTCACAGAAGATAAGAATGTTCTTGCCAACTGGATGCCACTGGTGATGGAAGGCCGCGATCCCGGTGAGAAAGTTGCCGCAACAAAAATGGATACGGGTACAGATGTAGACTATGGCCGCCTGACCAACCTCTATATCGAACACCTGCAAAAAACAGATGGATTCGCTATCAGTTACAACAGCCGTGTGAAAGATCTTCGCCGCGCAGATAATGGTTGGGAGATAGAAATAGAGGATGAAACCACCGAAGAAGAATTTTATGTACACGCCAGGTTTGTATTCATCGGAGCCGGCGGCGGCGCCCTGCATCTCCTGCAAAAATCGGATATACCTGAGGGTAATGGCTATGCAGGATTCCCCGTAAGCGGCATCTGGCTTCGAACAGACAACCCTGCCATTACAGCCAGGCATCATGCAAAAGTTTACGGTAAAGCTGGTGAAGGTTCTCCTCCTATGTCTGTTCCCCATCTCGATACCAGGAATGTAGACGGAAAAGTCTCCCTTCTCTTCGGACCATATGCAGGATTTTCCACCAAATTCCTGAAACACGGATCCTACCTGGACCTGTTCAGTTCCATCGATATTCACAATATCATTCCCATGCTCCGTGTTGGTCTCGATAACTGGACGCTGGAAAAATACCTGCTCGGCCAGCTGCTGGAATCAGACGAAAAACGTTTCGATGCCTTACAGGAATTTTTTCCGCTCGCAAAGGAAACTGATTGGCGACTGGAGCAGGCAGGCCAGCGGGTACAGATCATCAAGAAGGATCCGGAACATGGAGGCGTTTTGAAATTCGGCACAGAGATCATCAGTTCTGCAGATCGTTCCATCGCAGCCCTGCTGGGCGCTTCACCCGGCGCCAGTACTGCCGTGGCCATTATGCTGGATGTTTTGGAGACCTGCTTCCCTGATCAATTACAAAACGAGGGATGGAAACAAAAACTGCAGGAGATTATTCCTTCTTACGGGATATCGCTGCAACAACAAACGGACCTTTGCCTCCGGCTAAGGGACGAGACAGCTGCAATTTTGAAGCTATAA
- a CDS encoding FecR family protein, protein MTKNEIIAILQKHRKGEKLTAEESVRFNELVTNQELTPDALYELLLVEDQVQTYDADRWEPVLTKVFNVDKFEERIESAPVVHRVHFLRKWWAAASIIVLLSAVVYFYLKPSKLNQDKGIANTDSIEIQPGKTGAILTLADGSRVSLDSIQNGEIALQGGVRAKVVNGALMYEGQGQEMLYNTMSTPKGRQFQVTLPDGTGVWLNAASSIRYPTSFTGAERKVEITGEVYFEVKKDIRPFIVSADNRAEVTVLGTSFNVNSYSNETEIRATLLEGAVQVSKGAQSVIIKPGEQAVVQQTISITKGVALEKVMAWKAGLFNFEDVSLGEAMRQLERWYDIEVIYEKDIPNIELEGEMSKDITLNGLMNVLKELGVRYKLEGRKLTILP, encoded by the coding sequence ATGACAAAAAACGAGATCATAGCGATCCTTCAAAAGCACCGCAAGGGAGAAAAACTGACTGCTGAAGAAAGTGTGCGGTTCAATGAACTGGTCACCAACCAGGAGTTGACTCCTGATGCGCTGTATGAATTGCTGCTCGTGGAAGATCAGGTGCAGACTTATGATGCAGATAGATGGGAACCTGTGCTCACAAAGGTTTTTAACGTGGATAAGTTTGAGGAAAGGATTGAGTCGGCTCCTGTTGTTCACCGTGTACATTTCCTTCGTAAATGGTGGGCTGCTGCGAGCATCATTGTGTTGTTGAGCGCTGTTGTTTATTTCTACCTGAAGCCCTCGAAACTCAATCAGGATAAGGGTATTGCTAACACGGACAGCATCGAGATACAACCAGGCAAAACCGGAGCCATTCTCACACTTGCCGATGGATCCAGGGTTTCACTTGACTCCATTCAAAACGGTGAGATTGCGCTGCAGGGTGGTGTGAGAGCCAAAGTGGTGAACGGCGCTTTGATGTATGAAGGGCAGGGACAGGAGATGTTGTACAACACGATGTCCACTCCCAAGGGAAGACAGTTCCAGGTTACCCTTCCGGACGGAACAGGAGTGTGGTTGAATGCGGCAAGCTCTATCCGCTACCCCACTTCATTTACAGGAGCTGAAAGAAAAGTGGAGATCACAGGTGAAGTATACTTTGAAGTCAAGAAAGATATCAGGCCCTTTATTGTTTCCGCAGATAACAGGGCTGAAGTAACAGTATTGGGAACAAGCTTCAATGTGAATAGCTACAGTAATGAAACTGAGATCAGGGCTACACTTCTCGAAGGCGCAGTTCAGGTGAGCAAAGGCGCACAAAGTGTGATAATCAAACCCGGTGAACAGGCTGTTGTACAACAAACCATCAGCATTACCAAAGGAGTGGCCCTTGAAAAAGTAATGGCCTGGAAGGCTGGATTGTTCAACTTTGAAGATGTATCACTCGGAGAAGCTATGCGTCAGTTGGAGCGCTGGTACGATATCGAGGTTATTTACGAAAAAGACATACCGAATATAGAATTGGAAGGAGAGATGTCGAAAGACATTACGCTGAATGGATTGATGAATGTATTGAAAGAGCTTGGCGTCCGTTACAAACTCGAAGGAAGAAAACTTACAATACTTCCCTGA